From Camelus ferus isolate YT-003-E chromosome 18, BCGSAC_Cfer_1.0, whole genome shotgun sequence, one genomic window encodes:
- the LOC102516387 gene encoding 60S ribosomal protein L32 codes for MAALRPLVKPKVVKKRTKKFIRHQSDRYVKIKQNWQKPRGIDNRVHRRFKGQILTPGIGYGSNRKTEHMLPSGFRKFLVHNVKELEVLLMCNKSSCAEIAHNVSSKNRKAIVERAAQLAIGITSLNARLRSEENEQTARAHCICVNKTM; via the coding sequence ATGGCCGCCCTCAGACCCCTCGTGAAGCCCAAGGTCGTCAAAAAGAGGACCAAGAAGTTCATCCGGCACCAGTCAGACCGATATGTCAAAATTAAGCAGAACTGGCAGAAGCCCAGAGGCATTGACAACAGGGTGCACAGGAGGTTCAAGGGCCAGATCCTGACGCCCGGCATCGGCTACGGAAGCAACAGGAAAACAGAGCACATGCTGCCCAGTGGCTTCCGCAAGTTCCTGGTCCACAACGTCAAGGAGCTCGAAGTGTTGCTGATGTGCAACAAATCTTCCTGTGCTGAGATCGCTCACAATGTCTCCTCCAAGAACCGCAAAGCCATTGTGGAGAGAGCAGCCCAGCTGGCCATCGGAATCACCAGTCTCAACGCCAGGCTCCGCAGCGAAGAGAACGAACAGACAGCTCGTGCACATtgtatttgtgttaataaaaccatg